Part of the Caulifigura coniformis genome, AGATCCAGGACGTCGTCGAGAACACGAGTTCCAAGCCGGCCGAGCTGCAGCTGCTTTACCACATCAACATCGGCCGTCCTTTCCTGGAAGCCGGCGCCCGGCTGCATGTGGCGGCGGAAACGATTGTGCCGCGCGACGCCCGGGCCGCGGAGGGGGCTGACACCTGGTCGACCTACCTGGGGCCGACGCCCGGCTACACCGAGGAAGGCTTCTTCATGAAGCCGAAGGCGAATGCCAAGGGGGAAGCGGTCGCAGTGCTGGTGAATGCGTCCGGGACGCTGGGGGTTGCCCTTCGCTTCGACGTGGACAACCTCCCCTGGTTCGTCCAGTGGAAGTGCACGCAGCCGGAATCGGACGGCTACGTCACCGGCATCGAGCCGTCGACGAACCTTGCCAACTTCAAGGCCTATGAACGCGAGCAGGGGAGGGTGGTGACGCTGCAGCCGGGCGAGTCGTACGCCACGAACGTGACGCTGTCGGTGCTGCCGACCAGGAAGGACGTGGCGCGGGTTCTCGACGAGGTGCGGGAAATCCAGGGGGACCAGCCGCCCGTGGTTCACCGCACTCCGCAGCCGGGATGGTCGCCGGCAGGTGAGCTGAAATAGGGTTGCGTTCAAGCACCCCGGCTGCTTCTGAGCAGCCGGGGTACTTTCTGTTCGCCGATGGAAGGAAACGGAAATGCCCTGGCTCCGCAAGAAGTTGAAGACCGCCATCAAGCGTCAGATCATCAAGCATCACCGCCGGGCGGGGCGGGTGATGTTCAGCGATACGACGCTGCGCGATGGCGAGCAGATGCCGGGGGCAACGCTCGAACCGCATGAGAAGGCGCGGATTGCCGTGGCGCTGGAGGAACTGGGCGTCCATTCGATCGACGCCGGGTTTCCTGCGTCTTCGCCGGCGGATGTCGAAGCGATTCGGCTCATCAATGCAGCTGTCTCGAAGCCGGTGCTGACGTGTCTCGCCCGGACGTTGAAGGGGGACATTGATGCGGCCGACGAGGCGCTGGCGGGACGGATTACCCGCAAGCGGGGGGTCAGCCTGTTCTGCGGGGTGAGTCCGATCCATCGCCAGCACAAGCATCAGAAATCGACGTCTGAAATGCTGACGATGATCACGGATGCGATTCAGTACGCGACGTCGAAATTCGACGTGATCGCGTTCGGCCCGGAGGACAGCAGCCGGACGGAGATGGATTTTCTCTGCCAGTGTTACAAGGAGGCGATCGACGCGGGAGCATCGACGATCGGCTTCGCGGATACTGTCGGCATCCTGACGCCCGACAAGACGTACGACATGCTGCGCCGGATCCAGGACGGGGTCCCGAATATCGAAAAGGCGCTCCTGGCGATCCACTTCCACAACGACCTGGGGCTGGGAGTTGCCAACAACCTGGCGGGCATCCAGGCGGGGGCGCACGTCGTCCAGTGCACGATCAACGGAATCGGCGAGCGGGCAGGGAACACGGCGCTCGAGGAAGTGGCCCTTGCCATGGCGATGAATCCGGATGAGTTCGGCGCGCCGGACACGCTCGACCTGTCGAAGCTGGGGCCACTGTGCAAGCTTGTCGCGGAGCTGACGGGGGTCCCGATTCCCGTCAACAAGCCGCTGGCCGGGGCGAACGTGTTCGCGACGGAGGCCGGGGTTCACCAGGACGGGTTGCTCAAGAATCCGGACACGTATCTACCGTACCGGCCTGAACTGGTCGGGGGGGATCCGATCCGGCTGGTTCTGGGGCGTCACAGCGGCCGCCGCGCGGTTGCGAGCCGGCTGGCGGAACTGGGAGCCACGGTGAGTGACGAGCAGGCCCTGGCTGTGCTGGAGCGAATCAAGCGGCTGCCCAAAGGGTCGGAGGTCACGGACGCCTGGCTGGTTGAGCAGGCGCGGAACTGACGCACGCCGGATTCCGGCGGATTCTGCCGATTTCGATTCCGGGATCGCATCGGCGACGGCCGATGCTTCAGATGAGTTGAATCTGTGCGATGGATCGCCGTTCCCGCCATCTTCGGAGCGTTCGATGCATCTGAATTCCGGCGTTGATCTTGTGGAAGAATTCCGGCTCCGCCGCTGGGCCCGGGAAAACTATGTCGCCTCGGAAGGGCGTTCGGCCGGCTGGCATCCGGTGATTCTCGAGGAAATGGAACGCCGGGACGCCGAGTTCGCTCTGCTGGAAGGCCCGTCGATCGGAGAGGTCCGGTTCTTTCCTAACCGCCGTGTGGATAAGGTTTATGGTCCACACGAGATCCGCCCCTTTTTTGAGGCGGGCTCAGTCGTCACCCGCGAGATGCACTACACGTAGTCGTGCCACGGTCTGAATCGTCGGAAGCCTGGCTTCTTTGGAGAAGCCGGGCTTCTTGTCTTTGGTGATCAATCACTGACATCTGCCCACGGCGGGCCGCCCGAAAACTCCCCTATCCCCTGTTTTCGGACGAGCCTAGACTTCGCGGCCGATCGGCAGGGAAGGAGTTTCCTGCGCGCGAGGATGGAGCCTCATGAAACAAATCATCTGTATGAACTGGGGGACGGCGTACGGGGCTGATTACGTCAATCGCCTGTACTCCATGGTGTCCCGCAATATCACCGGCCCTTTCCGGGTCGTCTGCCTCACCGACAACGTGAAGGGGATCCGGCCGGAGGTGCAGTGCCATCCCTGTCCGGTGATCAATATCCCGGCTCCGCAGAAGAACCGTGGATTCCGTAAGGTGACCTTGTGGGCCCCGAAGGTCGACGGCCTCGAGCCTGGCGATGCGTTGTTCATCGATCTGGATGTCGTGATTACCGCGTCGATCGACGACTTCTTCACGTATGAGCCACAGAAGTCGTTCCTGGTCATTCGCAACTGGACCCAGCCCGACAAACGAATCGGAAACACGTCGGTCTACCGGTTCCGGATCGGCAGCCATCCCTATCTGAAGGCCGACCTCGAAGCGAACCATCCTCAACTGCTGGCGAAGTACTCCAATTCCCAGACCTACATCTCCGAGAACGTGAAGGAGATGGACTTCTGGCCGGACGAGTGGTGCCGCAGCTTCAAGGTGCACTGCGTTCCGAAGGGGATCAAGCGCTACTTCGTCGAGCCGGGGCTGCCGACAGGAACGCGGATCGTGGCCTTCCCGGGGACGCCGAATCCTCCGGATGCGGCCGTCGGATACTGGCCGGCTCCGTGGTACAAGCGCGTCTACAAGCAGTTTCGCCCGGCGAAGTGGGTCGAACAGCACTGGAAGTGATGCTGGTTGGGATTCCGGCAGGTCAATGATTCCGAAGAAGGCGCAGGGACGCGATGGGGGCAACGGTCCTCTCGTTGGATGAGACGAAGACGGCTTCCGCGCGCCAGCGCCTGGAAGAGGTTGTCCGTCGAATCGCCGTCGGAAACGACCAGTTCCGGTTTGCGCTGCTTCGTGACTCGCCAGTCGACAGCGGGCTGATTGATCACGGCGACGCCGATCTCCTCGGGACGCGTGAGTCGGTCACCGCGCTATTGAGGATGCTTCTGGAGAGGGCGCTGGCGGGCGAGGTTCACTTCCGAGTGACTGCCAACAAGCCGGAGAAGCTGCAGCTCTCCGTGTTCTCGACGGATCTTGCTCACTCCGCGACTTATGACCTGTGGGTCGACCTGGCACAGATCCATGAGGGGAGATCGCTGATCCGGTTCGAGGATGTCGCGCCGTTGCTTTCGCAATCGTCGGGCATTGAGCCGCTCCCCCCGTGCATTGCAGGCGCCCTCTACCTGCAACACCTGATCGCCAAGAGAAAGCCGCTGACAGCGGCGCATACGTCGTCGCGGATCGAATCCTTTGCCACGCATCATTGTTCCGATTCGAGTTGCGGCGTGGCACGCTGGTTCCGGGATATCCTGCGCGTCGGAAGGATTCGTCCACCAGCCCCCTCGGAAGCTGCGATCCAGATCGAGCGGCTGCTGCAGATTCGCCTGGATGATGAGCGTCACCGGGCGACTTCCCGATGGCGACTTCGCCGAAAAATCGAATCCGGGGACGCGGTGTGCATCCAGGGAGTTGATGGAGTCGGGAAGTCGACTCTCATCTCCGCTCTTGTGGAGGAAGGAACCGCTGCCAGCGAGTCGCTGATCGGCAAGAAGCTTTATCGCCGCTCGCTGATCTACCGCATGGCCAC contains:
- a CDS encoding homocitrate synthase/isopropylmalate synthase family protein, producing MPWLRKKLKTAIKRQIIKHHRRAGRVMFSDTTLRDGEQMPGATLEPHEKARIAVALEELGVHSIDAGFPASSPADVEAIRLINAAVSKPVLTCLARTLKGDIDAADEALAGRITRKRGVSLFCGVSPIHRQHKHQKSTSEMLTMITDAIQYATSKFDVIAFGPEDSSRTEMDFLCQCYKEAIDAGASTIGFADTVGILTPDKTYDMLRRIQDGVPNIEKALLAIHFHNDLGLGVANNLAGIQAGAHVVQCTINGIGERAGNTALEEVALAMAMNPDEFGAPDTLDLSKLGPLCKLVAELTGVPIPVNKPLAGANVFATEAGVHQDGLLKNPDTYLPYRPELVGGDPIRLVLGRHSGRRAVASRLAELGATVSDEQALAVLERIKRLPKGSEVTDAWLVEQARN